The Saccharomonospora glauca K62 genome has a segment encoding these proteins:
- a CDS encoding MFS transporter, with protein MVSTTTPRSTERGGLARLLDRWGLPAPLFLGYVGLLLFMIGDGVESGFITPFIADHGAGTEVRASYVITVYGVAVMLASWLSGALSELWGPRRVMFVGLTVWLTFDALFLAVAVAGENYPLMLVFYGLRGFGYPMFAFGFLVWITAVAPVARLGAAVGWFYFAFTGGLPTLGSLVASFTNPILGQYGTLWLSVGILGLGGLICLLGVRERTGYQRLAPPEVKPVQSLLSSLSIAWKNPRVGVGMIVRVINTAPEFGMLVFFPTIFAHEIGFGMSRWLLLVSVIYGTNIFFNLIFGVLSDKIGWQTTIFWFGAIGCAISILLLYFVPLNLGADYYWVALLVGALYGATLAGFVPISALLPSLAPENKGGAMALLNLGAGAATFVGPAIVSLFLGPVGAAGVVVIFATLYVVAAVLTRFLTLPETTKKAVEKDVSLTEVAGGEPVTS; from the coding sequence ATGGTTTCAACGACGACACCACGGTCGACGGAGCGCGGCGGTCTCGCCCGCCTGCTGGACCGGTGGGGGCTTCCCGCGCCCCTCTTCCTCGGGTACGTCGGTCTGCTGCTCTTCATGATCGGCGATGGCGTCGAGTCGGGTTTCATCACACCGTTCATCGCCGACCACGGCGCGGGCACCGAGGTCCGTGCGTCCTACGTCATCACCGTGTACGGCGTGGCGGTCATGCTCGCGTCCTGGCTCTCCGGCGCGTTGTCCGAGCTGTGGGGCCCGCGTCGCGTGATGTTCGTCGGTCTCACGGTGTGGCTGACGTTCGACGCGCTGTTCCTCGCCGTCGCCGTGGCCGGGGAGAACTACCCGCTGATGCTGGTCTTCTACGGCCTGCGCGGATTCGGTTACCCGATGTTCGCCTTCGGCTTCCTCGTCTGGATCACCGCCGTCGCTCCGGTGGCCAGGCTCGGCGCGGCCGTCGGGTGGTTCTACTTCGCGTTCACCGGTGGGCTGCCCACCCTGGGCTCGCTGGTCGCGAGCTTCACCAACCCGATCCTCGGCCAGTACGGAACCCTGTGGCTGTCGGTCGGTATCCTGGGCCTCGGCGGTCTCATCTGTCTGCTCGGCGTGCGGGAGCGCACCGGCTATCAGCGGCTGGCTCCTCCCGAGGTCAAGCCCGTGCAGAGTCTGCTGTCGAGCCTGTCGATCGCGTGGAAGAACCCGCGGGTCGGCGTGGGCATGATCGTGCGCGTCATCAACACCGCGCCGGAGTTCGGCATGCTGGTGTTCTTCCCGACGATCTTCGCGCACGAGATCGGGTTCGGCATGAGCCGCTGGCTGCTGCTCGTGTCGGTCATCTACGGGACCAACATCTTCTTCAACCTCATCTTCGGCGTCCTGAGCGACAAGATCGGTTGGCAGACCACGATCTTCTGGTTCGGTGCCATCGGCTGTGCCATCTCGATCCTGCTGCTGTACTTCGTGCCGTTGAACCTCGGCGCCGACTACTACTGGGTCGCGCTCCTCGTCGGCGCGCTCTACGGTGCGACGTTGGCGGGCTTCGTGCCGATCTCGGCGTTGCTGCCCTCGCTCGCGCCGGAGAACAAGGGGGGTGCTATGGCCCTGCTGAACCTGGGTGCGGGTGCGGCCACGTTCGTCGGTCCCGCCATCGTCAGTCTGTTCCTCGGGCCGGTCGGAGCGGCGGGCGTGGTCGTCATCTTCGCGACGCTCTACGTGGTGGCCGCCGTGCTCACGCGCTTCCTCACCCTTCCCGAGACCACGAAGAAGGCCGTGGAGAAGGACGTCAGCCTCACCGAGGTCGCGGGAGGCGAACCCGTGACGAGCTGA
- a CDS encoding DeoR/GlpR family DNA-binding transcription regulator, whose protein sequence is MSSDRSGTARSRQARQQRIADFVIEHGTAALADLVELTGVSHMTVHRDIDDLARRGVLRKFRGGVSALPSTVFESNAEYRLGAHVEAKAAIARRAATLVEPGMSIMLDDSTTALALAKLLPEFTPLTVATNYLRAVDVLKDVDDLRLICIGGDYSRTHDSFLGMPCLETVERITVDMAFLSTSAMNAHMTFHQEPEIVLVKRAMLASAETKVLLMDSSKMPRAALHRLAPVDHYDRLIVDSGVDDTLVKDLRERIEVDVAPL, encoded by the coding sequence ATGAGCAGTGACAGGTCCGGGACCGCGCGCAGCCGACAAGCCCGTCAACAACGCATCGCCGACTTCGTCATCGAGCACGGGACGGCCGCGCTCGCCGACCTGGTGGAGCTGACGGGTGTCAGCCACATGACCGTTCACAGGGACATCGACGATCTGGCCCGACGCGGGGTGCTTCGGAAGTTCCGCGGTGGGGTGTCGGCCTTGCCGTCCACTGTGTTCGAGAGCAACGCGGAGTACCGGCTCGGCGCCCACGTCGAGGCCAAGGCGGCCATCGCGCGCCGGGCCGCGACCTTGGTGGAGCCCGGTATGTCGATCATGCTGGACGACTCCACGACCGCGTTGGCGCTGGCCAAGCTTCTGCCCGAGTTCACGCCGTTGACCGTGGCCACCAACTACCTACGCGCCGTCGACGTGCTGAAGGACGTCGACGATCTCAGGCTCATCTGCATCGGTGGGGACTACTCGCGTACGCACGACTCGTTCCTCGGCATGCCGTGCCTGGAGACGGTTGAGCGCATCACCGTGGACATGGCGTTTCTGTCGACGTCGGCCATGAACGCGCACATGACGTTCCATCAGGAGCCCGAGATCGTGCTGGTGAAGCGGGCGATGCTCGCCTCGGCCGAGACGAAGGTGCTGCTCATGGACTCCAGCAAGATGCCCCGCGCCGCGCTGCACCGGTTGGCCCCGGTCGATCACTACGACCGGTTGATCGTGGACTCCGGAGTGGACGACACGTTGGTGAAGGACCTGCGGGAGCGCATCGAGGTCGACGTCGCCCCGCTGTGA
- a CDS encoding HAD family hydrolase gives MALAAVVFDMDGVLVDSEHLWEENWIAYAARYGVEWTAEDTSTVQGMSAPEWAAYLAKRSGSPESPEAVERAVVDGMIAAVDAGRAPLLPDADTMVIDVSARVPIALASSAPRRLIDAVLATYGLTDKFTATVSSAEVPRGKPSPDVYLEAAARLGRKGEECLGVEDSSNGIRAAAAAGLTVVALPNKTYPPKPDALALASAVADSNDAVRRILLDRLASDTDNDAVGRPA, from the coding sequence ATGGCACTCGCCGCGGTGGTGTTCGACATGGACGGCGTCCTGGTCGACAGCGAACACCTGTGGGAGGAGAACTGGATCGCCTACGCGGCGAGGTACGGCGTCGAGTGGACGGCGGAGGACACGTCCACGGTGCAGGGGATGAGCGCGCCCGAATGGGCCGCCTACCTCGCGAAACGCAGTGGTTCCCCCGAAAGCCCCGAAGCGGTGGAGCGCGCGGTCGTCGACGGCATGATCGCGGCGGTCGATGCCGGCCGGGCACCACTGCTGCCGGACGCGGACACCATGGTCATCGACGTCAGCGCCCGTGTTCCGATCGCGCTCGCGTCGTCGGCGCCGCGTCGACTCATCGACGCCGTTCTCGCGACCTACGGGCTGACCGACAAGTTCACCGCCACGGTGTCCAGCGCGGAAGTACCGCGCGGGAAGCCGAGCCCCGACGTCTACCTGGAGGCGGCGGCACGCCTGGGCCGTAAGGGCGAGGAATGCCTCGGGGTCGAGGACTCCAGCAACGGGATCCGCGCCGCCGCGGCGGCCGGGCTCACCGTCGTCGCGCTGCCCAACAAGACCTACCCACCGAAGCCGGACGCCCTGGCACTCGCCAGCGCGGTGGCCGACAGCAACGACGCCGTGCGCCGCATCCTGCTCGACCGACTTGCGAGCGACACCGACAACGACGCCGTGGGGAGGCCCGCATGA
- a CDS encoding dihydroxyacetone kinase family protein, whose translation MTQRKSRTLGRAETFKRDWLDGFAGAYGRTIRKVPDAYGVVARHAPERGKVAVIIGGGCGHYPAFAGLVGRGLATGAVVGDVFTSPSAEQVYRTARAAEGGAGVLFSYGNYQGDVLHFGLAARRLAAEGVESRTVLVTDDVASGPADEPERRRGVAGDFMVFKVAGAAAERGDDLDAVYELATRANANTRTFGVAFDGCTLPGAAEPLFTVNGTEMELGLGIHGEPGVRTVPRLDAVGVADELVNGLLPELPNGGDGRVAVLLNGLGTTKYEDMFVLYKRVHERLAAEGLNPLHTEVGEFVTSLDMAGVSLTVLALDDDLAPLYAAPCDTPAYRSTGVSLEPVAPVATVDDSLARPDTARTAGPVDRLLTAAMVRIEDNEDELGRLDAVAADGDHGLGMTRGMRAAVAAARRAESSGAELSAALLAAGTAFADAAGGASGALYGVLLAETGAGLTDGVDATTVADTVDRAVAAFVELGKARPGDKTMLDALEPFRDTLREQARTGASVAQAWSAAAKRATQAAADTADLLPTKGRAARLAQRSKGYADPGATSFALLVSAIGDELEKEN comes from the coding sequence ATGACCCAACGGAAGTCCCGGACCCTCGGCCGGGCCGAGACGTTCAAACGCGACTGGCTCGACGGCTTCGCCGGAGCCTACGGGCGCACGATACGTAAGGTGCCGGACGCCTACGGCGTGGTCGCCCGGCACGCTCCCGAACGCGGCAAGGTCGCCGTGATCATCGGAGGCGGCTGCGGCCACTACCCGGCGTTCGCGGGTCTCGTCGGACGCGGACTGGCCACGGGCGCCGTGGTGGGAGACGTCTTCACGAGTCCCAGCGCCGAGCAGGTGTACCGCACCGCGCGCGCCGCCGAGGGTGGCGCGGGCGTGCTCTTCTCTTACGGCAACTACCAGGGCGACGTGCTCCACTTCGGACTCGCCGCGCGGCGGCTGGCGGCCGAGGGCGTCGAGTCCCGCACGGTACTGGTGACCGACGACGTCGCGAGTGGACCCGCCGACGAGCCGGAACGACGCCGTGGCGTGGCCGGTGACTTCATGGTCTTCAAGGTGGCGGGCGCCGCCGCCGAGCGGGGCGACGACCTCGACGCGGTGTACGAACTCGCGACGCGGGCGAATGCGAACACACGCACGTTCGGGGTGGCGTTCGACGGCTGCACGTTGCCCGGCGCCGCCGAACCGCTGTTCACCGTGAACGGGACGGAGATGGAGCTCGGGCTCGGCATCCACGGTGAGCCGGGGGTGCGCACGGTGCCGAGGCTCGACGCCGTGGGCGTGGCCGACGAACTCGTGAACGGCCTGCTGCCCGAGCTGCCGAACGGCGGTGACGGCCGGGTCGCGGTGCTGCTCAACGGCCTCGGGACCACGAAGTACGAGGACATGTTCGTGCTTTACAAGCGCGTGCACGAACGACTCGCGGCCGAGGGGCTCAACCCGTTGCACACCGAGGTGGGCGAGTTCGTCACGTCACTCGACATGGCCGGAGTGTCGCTGACCGTGCTCGCGTTGGACGACGACCTCGCCCCGCTCTACGCCGCGCCGTGCGACACGCCCGCGTACCGCAGCACCGGCGTCTCGCTGGAACCGGTTGCGCCCGTGGCGACGGTCGACGACTCCCTGGCCCGGCCCGACACCGCGAGGACCGCCGGTCCGGTCGATCGCCTCCTCACGGCGGCGATGGTGCGCATCGAGGACAACGAGGACGAACTCGGCAGGCTCGACGCCGTGGCCGCCGACGGCGACCACGGGCTCGGCATGACCCGCGGCATGCGGGCGGCCGTGGCCGCCGCGCGCCGGGCCGAGTCGTCGGGCGCCGAACTGTCCGCGGCACTGCTGGCGGCGGGCACGGCGTTCGCCGACGCCGCGGGCGGGGCGTCCGGCGCGCTGTACGGCGTGTTGCTCGCCGAGACGGGCGCCGGATTGACCGACGGCGTCGACGCCACGACGGTCGCCGACACGGTCGACCGCGCCGTGGCCGCGTTCGTCGAGCTCGGCAAGGCGCGCCCCGGCGACAAGACCATGCTCGACGCCCTCGAACCGTTCCGCGACACGCTGCGCGAGCAGGCGCGAACCGGCGCGAGCGTGGCGCAGGCGTGGAGCGCGGCGGCGAAGCGCGCCACCCAGGCCGCGGCCGACACGGCCGACCTGTTGCCCACCAAGGGCAGGGCGGCACGGCTGGCCCAGCGCAGCAAGGGTTACGCCGACCCCGGCGCGACGTCGTTCGCGCTGCTGGTGTCGGCCATCGGCGACGAGTTGGAGAAGGAGAACTGA
- a CDS encoding ribose-5-phosphate isomerase translates to MRVVVAADNAGVELKNAVRDQLEADDRVSEVIDLGAESADDDTAYPHFGIAAAEKIAKDEADRAILVCGTGIGMAISANKVPGIRATVAHDSYSAERSIKSNNCQIITFGARVIGPELAKKITGEWVGYTFDPQSASAAKVACITDYETRTAC, encoded by the coding sequence ATGCGCGTCGTGGTGGCGGCGGACAACGCCGGAGTCGAGCTGAAGAACGCCGTGCGCGACCAGTTGGAGGCCGACGACCGGGTCAGCGAGGTCATCGACCTCGGCGCCGAGAGCGCGGACGACGACACCGCCTACCCGCACTTCGGCATCGCCGCGGCCGAGAAGATCGCGAAGGACGAGGCCGACAGGGCCATCCTGGTGTGCGGGACCGGTATCGGCATGGCCATCTCGGCCAACAAGGTGCCCGGCATCCGGGCTACAGTCGCACACGACTCCTACTCGGCCGAAAGGTCGATCAAGTCCAACAACTGCCAGATCATCACCTTCGGAGCCAGGGTCATCGGCCCCGAACTGGCGAAGAAGATCACCGGTGAGTGGGTCGGCTACACCTTCGATCCCCAGTCGGCCAGTGCCGCGAAGGTCGCCTGCATCACCGACTACGAGACCCGGACCGCCTGCTGA
- a CDS encoding 2-hydroxyacid dehydrogenase, whose amino-acid sequence MRILSAGDEFVGTDLLQAAVRAELAGTGVDPEFRELSLPWPIEPFGPVAEVNEASGTEEQVIEALDGAEVAVTQMAPFTGKVFEAAPNLKLVSVCRGGPVNVDLAAATEAGVAVTFAPGRNAAAAAEFAVGLLLAAMRRISTSSAELLAGTWRGDYYAYPNAGVELEGTTVGLVGYGAIGARVAKVLLAFGAKVLVADPYADRAAVEAAGAELVELDELMRRSFAVSLHARLTEETRNLIDAEKLALLPHGAVLVNSARGGLLDYSPLPEMLRSGRLGAVALDVYDVEPPPADWALRDAPNVIATPHLAGASKQTADRAAAIVAAEVGRYVRGEALANVANPDVLTR is encoded by the coding sequence ATGCGAATTCTCAGCGCAGGAGACGAGTTCGTCGGCACCGACCTGTTGCAGGCCGCCGTGCGGGCGGAGCTGGCCGGCACGGGGGTCGACCCCGAGTTCCGGGAGCTCTCGCTCCCCTGGCCGATCGAGCCCTTCGGCCCGGTCGCCGAGGTGAACGAGGCCAGCGGCACCGAGGAGCAGGTGATCGAGGCGCTGGACGGCGCGGAGGTCGCCGTCACGCAGATGGCCCCGTTCACCGGGAAGGTGTTCGAGGCGGCCCCGAACCTGAAGCTGGTGTCGGTGTGCCGGGGCGGTCCCGTGAACGTCGACCTGGCCGCGGCCACGGAGGCGGGCGTGGCCGTCACCTTCGCTCCGGGGCGCAACGCCGCGGCGGCGGCCGAGTTCGCGGTGGGGCTGCTGCTGGCGGCCATGCGTCGGATCTCGACGTCGTCGGCCGAGCTGCTGGCGGGCACGTGGCGCGGTGACTACTACGCCTACCCCAACGCGGGGGTGGAGCTGGAAGGCACCACCGTGGGCCTCGTCGGGTACGGCGCCATCGGCGCGCGGGTGGCGAAGGTGCTGCTCGCCTTCGGCGCGAAGGTGCTGGTCGCCGACCCGTACGCCGACCGTGCCGCCGTGGAGGCGGCCGGCGCCGAGCTGGTGGAGCTGGACGAGCTGATGCGGCGCAGCTTCGCGGTCAGCCTGCACGCCCGGCTCACCGAGGAGACCCGCAACCTCATCGACGCCGAGAAGCTGGCCCTGCTGCCCCACGGGGCGGTACTGGTCAACTCGGCCCGCGGCGGCCTCCTCGACTACTCGCCGCTGCCCGAGATGCTGCGCTCCGGTCGTCTGGGGGCCGTGGCCCTCGACGTCTACGACGTGGAGCCGCCGCCCGCCGACTGGGCGCTGCGGGACGCGCCGAACGTCATCGCGACGCCGCACCTGGCGGGCGCCAGCAAGCAGACGGCCGACCGCGCCGCGGCGATCGTGGCCGCCGAGGTCGGCCGGTACGTCCGCGGCGAGGCGCTGGCCAACGTCGCCAACCCGGACGTGCTGACGAGGTAG
- a CDS encoding FGGY-family carbohydrate kinase, whose product MLRIIGVDIGTSLTKAVVFDHAGVSVAQASAPSRVRHLPGGAVEQDFEQVLGTVASVVREVTAQLDGPVDALALTGQGDGVWLRDADGFCVRPAISWLDGRANALLTEWQRTGVTRAVFRRTGSGMFPGCAGPILAYLDEHEPSSLDRAAVAGYCVDAVLQRLTGEITVDVSDASLPFLDPRTRQYDDEAIAACGLRHRKSLLAEPAKPHAVFRLNRAGAELLGLPEGLPVTGGPFDLPACAIGAGVREPGDGILTAGTTLACQVLSTSPEFDPEGEPAGMLLCTPDEGRYLRGMPAMVGTAGLDWACRMLGIDVTTIGELLTASTPGAGGVRALPFLSSSGERAPFVDAAARAQFTGLSLETSRADLVRALCESIAYAARHCFEAAGLTGTLYANGGGVRSPEWTQIFADVLGKDIVVPGDPGVGARGAVLVAAEALSEPFDADLWAANSHTVHVQPQIAEVYEQGYADYLDSLASARQQWSR is encoded by the coding sequence ATGCTGCGGATCATCGGCGTCGACATCGGCACTTCACTGACGAAGGCCGTGGTCTTCGACCACGCCGGCGTCTCCGTCGCGCAGGCGTCCGCACCGTCGCGGGTGCGGCACCTGCCCGGCGGGGCGGTGGAGCAGGACTTCGAGCAGGTACTGGGGACAGTGGCGTCCGTGGTGCGGGAAGTGACCGCCCAGCTCGACGGCCCTGTGGACGCCCTGGCCCTCACGGGTCAGGGCGACGGGGTGTGGTTGCGCGACGCCGACGGGTTCTGCGTCCGGCCCGCGATCTCGTGGCTGGACGGCAGAGCCAACGCCCTGCTCACCGAATGGCAACGCACGGGCGTCACGCGCGCGGTCTTCCGCCGCACGGGCTCGGGCATGTTCCCCGGCTGCGCGGGCCCCATCCTGGCGTACCTCGACGAACACGAGCCGTCCTCGCTCGACCGGGCGGCCGTGGCGGGCTACTGCGTGGACGCGGTGCTGCAACGGCTGACCGGCGAGATCACGGTGGACGTCTCGGACGCCTCCCTGCCCTTCCTCGACCCCCGCACCCGGCAGTACGACGACGAGGCCATCGCCGCGTGCGGACTGCGGCACCGGAAGTCTCTGCTGGCCGAACCCGCCAAGCCCCACGCCGTGTTCCGGCTGAACCGCGCGGGCGCGGAGCTTCTGGGACTGCCGGAAGGCCTCCCGGTCACCGGCGGGCCGTTCGACCTGCCCGCCTGCGCCATCGGCGCGGGGGTCCGCGAACCCGGTGACGGCATCCTCACCGCGGGCACGACCCTCGCCTGCCAGGTGCTGAGCACGAGCCCCGAGTTCGATCCGGAGGGCGAGCCCGCCGGAATGCTGTTGTGCACGCCCGACGAGGGACGTTACCTGCGGGGAATGCCCGCGATGGTCGGTACCGCCGGACTCGACTGGGCGTGCCGCATGCTCGGCATCGACGTGACCACGATCGGTGAGCTGCTGACGGCGAGCACACCGGGGGCGGGCGGCGTGCGGGCGTTGCCGTTCCTGTCGAGTTCGGGGGAACGGGCCCCGTTCGTCGACGCCGCCGCCCGCGCGCAGTTCACCGGCCTGTCCCTGGAGACGAGTCGCGCCGACCTGGTTCGGGCACTGTGCGAGTCGATCGCCTACGCCGCTCGTCACTGTTTCGAGGCGGCGGGACTCACCGGCACGCTGTACGCCAACGGCGGCGGGGTGCGTTCGCCGGAGTGGACCCAGATCTTCGCCGACGTGCTCGGCAAGGACATAGTCGTTCCCGGCGATCCAGGGGTCGGCGCGCGAGGCGCCGTCCTGGTGGCCGCCGAAGCGCTGTCCGAGCCGTTCGACGCGGACCTCTGGGCGGCCAACTCACACACGGTGCACGTACAACCGCAGATCGCCGAGGTCTACGAGCAGGGGTACGCCGACTACCTCGACTCGCTGGCCTCGGCACGTCAACAGTGGAGCCGATAG
- a CDS encoding class II aldolase/adducin family protein, producing MLLAEHREAVCDYARRMLDDGLVVGTSGNISVREGDLVAVTPTGVDYESLRPEDIPVLRLDGSPVAGDLKPTSEMPMHLAVYNRAADPDGADITAVVHTHSTHAVAVSTLVDEVPAVHYMVATIGASIRVAPYATYGTQQLADNMVTALEGRRGCLLGNHGTVTYGAGLAAAYSRAQQLEWVCQVWLTARAVGSPKLLPRTEIEHVVDRLRGYGQK from the coding sequence ATGCTGCTTGCCGAACACCGCGAGGCGGTGTGCGACTACGCCCGCAGGATGCTCGACGACGGCCTGGTGGTCGGGACGTCGGGGAACATCTCCGTGCGCGAGGGCGATCTCGTGGCGGTCACCCCGACGGGCGTCGACTACGAGTCCCTGCGCCCGGAGGACATCCCGGTGCTGCGGCTCGACGGCTCGCCCGTGGCGGGCGACCTCAAGCCGACCAGCGAGATGCCCATGCACCTCGCCGTCTACAACCGGGCCGCGGACCCCGACGGGGCGGACATCACCGCGGTGGTCCACACCCACTCCACCCACGCCGTCGCGGTGTCGACGTTGGTCGACGAGGTGCCGGCCGTGCACTACATGGTGGCCACTATCGGCGCCAGCATCCGCGTCGCCCCGTACGCCACCTACGGCACCCAGCAGCTGGCGGACAACATGGTGACCGCGCTGGAAGGACGCCGTGGTTGCCTGCTCGGCAACCACGGCACGGTCACCTACGGCGCCGGACTGGCGGCGGCGTACTCGCGGGCGCAGCAACTGGAGTGGGTGTGTCAGGTATGGCTGACGGCGCGCGCGGTCGGCTCGCCCAAGCTCCTGCCCCGGACCGAGATCGAGCACGTCGTCGACCGGTTGCGCGGCTACGGCCAGAAGTAA
- a CDS encoding TMEM175 family protein, with the protein MDEPGGVERIVALSDGVFAIALTLLALPLVDAEIHADDVWGDLLGLSPKLLVFALSFAVIGRYWRVHHRVFARIVRADGTLVALSLLFLFWIALLPFPTAVLGEHGDTAAGVVLYATTIVLTGLSSTALWWYAAVGRARLRADARPLTHEDTDPEEVRRSLSGGTAVVVGFVPSLPLAFVDPTLAELSWLLVIPFGHLIDRMSRRGRYFWP; encoded by the coding sequence ATGGACGAGCCGGGTGGGGTCGAACGCATCGTCGCCTTGTCCGACGGTGTGTTCGCCATTGCCCTCACGCTGCTCGCCCTGCCGCTCGTGGACGCCGAGATCCACGCCGACGACGTGTGGGGCGACTTGCTCGGTCTTTCGCCGAAGCTCCTGGTGTTCGCGCTGAGCTTCGCCGTCATCGGTCGTTACTGGCGGGTTCACCACCGCGTGTTCGCGCGCATCGTCCGGGCCGACGGGACGTTGGTGGCGCTGAGTCTGCTGTTCCTCTTCTGGATCGCCTTGCTGCCCTTTCCCACCGCGGTGCTGGGCGAGCACGGCGACACCGCCGCCGGGGTGGTGCTGTACGCGACCACGATCGTCCTCACCGGTCTGAGTTCCACGGCGTTGTGGTGGTACGCGGCGGTGGGGCGGGCGCGGCTTCGAGCCGACGCCCGCCCGTTGACACACGAGGACACCGATCCGGAGGAGGTCCGTCGTAGCCTCTCGGGCGGGACCGCGGTGGTCGTCGGATTCGTTCCGTCGTTGCCGTTGGCGTTCGTCGATCCGACGCTCGCCGAGTTGTCGTGGCTACTAGTGATCCCTTTTGGACACTTGATCGACCGGATGTCCCGGAGAGGCCGTTACTTCTGGCCGTAG
- a CDS encoding MFS transporter translates to MAAENTQTPHADTVPEPKAVRKAVAGSAMGNCIEWYDFGVFGFMPAILGQTFFNAGSTSEGALATFALLAVTFVIRPFGSFVLGPLGDKLGRQKVLALTVLLMSGSTFVIGLLPTWDQIGIWAAILVILLRGLQGFSAGGEYGGAATFIAEYAPPKRRGFFGSWLEFGTLVGFFLGATTVTLCTIVLGDAAMQQWGWRIPFLIAGPLGLVGLWLRTKVEDTPLFKDLEGQHKVAKSPLKELLTTNWKSILHLIGLVILLNVGDWILLGYIETYLKDQLGLEGNTPLLIIMGVILAMLIVIVPIGALSDRIGRKPLLVACCAGFLALPIPAFSLMEGSKTEDGVNSLMLIGGLAMLGGCLVLFLAVVASTLPAMFPTRVRYGAFSIGYNVSTAAFAGTAPYIVGSLVDATGNTMWPAFYLMGAAAIATVPVLLLPETNGLSLRGVVSSRQPTTKPSVPAPVAS, encoded by the coding sequence ATGGCGGCAGAAAACACACAGACGCCGCACGCTGATACCGTGCCGGAACCGAAGGCCGTTCGTAAGGCCGTTGCCGGGTCGGCGATGGGGAACTGCATCGAGTGGTACGACTTCGGCGTCTTCGGCTTCATGCCGGCGATCCTCGGCCAGACGTTCTTCAACGCGGGCAGCACCTCGGAGGGCGCGCTGGCGACCTTCGCGCTCCTGGCGGTGACCTTCGTGATCCGGCCGTTCGGCAGCTTCGTGCTGGGCCCGCTCGGCGACAAGCTCGGCAGGCAGAAGGTCCTGGCCCTCACCGTGCTGCTCATGTCGGGCTCGACGTTCGTGATCGGACTCCTGCCGACCTGGGACCAGATCGGCATCTGGGCGGCGATCCTCGTCATCCTGCTACGCGGTCTGCAGGGCTTCTCCGCCGGTGGTGAGTACGGGGGTGCGGCCACGTTCATCGCCGAGTACGCCCCACCCAAGCGGCGCGGCTTCTTCGGCAGCTGGCTGGAGTTCGGCACCCTCGTGGGCTTCTTCCTCGGTGCCACCACGGTGACGCTGTGCACGATCGTTCTCGGCGACGCGGCCATGCAGCAGTGGGGCTGGCGGATTCCGTTCCTGATCGCGGGCCCGCTCGGCCTGGTGGGTCTCTGGCTGCGGACGAAGGTCGAGGACACTCCGCTGTTCAAGGACCTCGAAGGTCAGCACAAGGTCGCCAAGTCGCCGCTCAAGGAGTTGCTCACCACCAACTGGAAGTCGATCCTGCACCTGATCGGCCTGGTGATCCTATTGAACGTCGGCGACTGGATCCTCCTCGGCTACATCGAGACGTACCTGAAAGACCAGCTCGGCCTCGAAGGCAACACCCCGCTGCTCATCATCATGGGCGTCATCCTGGCGATGTTGATCGTGATCGTGCCGATCGGCGCGCTGTCCGACCGGATCGGTCGCAAGCCGCTCCTCGTCGCCTGCTGCGCGGGCTTCCTCGCCCTGCCGATCCCGGCGTTCAGCTTGATGGAGGGCAGCAAGACCGAGGACGGCGTCAACAGTCTGATGCTGATCGGCGGCCTGGCCATGCTCGGCGGCTGCTTGGTGCTGTTCCTGGCCGTGGTGGCGTCCACGCTGCCCGCGATGTTCCCCACGCGAGTTCGTTACGGCGCCTTCTCGATCGGCTACAACGTGTCGACCGCGGCCTTCGCGGGCACCGCGCCCTACATCGTCGGCTCGCTGGTCGACGCCACCGGCAACACGATGTGGCCCGCGTTCTACCTGATGGGCGCGGCGGCGATCGCGACCGTCCCGGTACTGCTGTTGCCGGAGACCAACGGCCTCTCGCTGCGCGGCGTGGTGAGCTCGCGTCAGCCCACCACGAAGCCGAGCGTGCCGGCCCCCGTCGCGAGCTGA
- a CDS encoding TspO/MBR family protein, producing MRSSGNGLVFAAGSALAAAALGSLGSAKAPKVYRQLDKPRWAPPAGVFGPVWSVLYAAIGVAGWRLWRKRAGRTTLGLHLGQLALNAAWPSAFFVARDRTLSLAVVAALDATIAAELATAARRDPVAAGLLAPYLAWSLYATALTAAIRDPKSTSLVRRWLRR from the coding sequence ATGCGGAGTTCGGGGAACGGACTGGTCTTCGCCGCGGGCTCGGCCCTGGCGGCCGCCGCGCTGGGCTCGCTGGGCTCCGCCAAGGCTCCGAAGGTCTATCGGCAGTTGGACAAACCCCGCTGGGCCCCGCCCGCGGGCGTGTTCGGGCCGGTCTGGAGCGTGCTGTACGCGGCCATCGGCGTCGCCGGGTGGAGGCTGTGGCGGAAACGGGCCGGGCGGACGACGCTGGGCCTGCACCTCGGGCAGCTCGCCCTGAACGCGGCCTGGCCCAGCGCGTTCTTCGTGGCCCGCGACCGCACGCTCTCGCTCGCGGTGGTCGCGGCACTCGACGCCACGATCGCCGCCGAGCTCGCCACCGCCGCGCGCCGCGATCCGGTGGCCGCCGGGCTGCTCGCCCCATATCTCGCGTGGAGCCTGTACGCCACCGCGCTCACCGCGGCGATCCGCGACCCGAAGAGCACGTCGCTGGTCCGGCGATGGCTGCGAAGGTAG